The sequence tcgctaccgttgtgactgcggggggatgttgagtaacgtgattgtattagaaaacataggttagactaggaaatattctggcttgccttgtactccaagtagatcatgtactcctatatatatgcccatgaggctcaagcaatacaacgaactattccaccaatcctctctccCCCTTCTAACAACCGGTTCTATCAAGGAGTTGCTGCCAGTGTGTGATACTATGCGCCACATCCTTAGATACACTCTCAATCCTAAGGCCGGTGACTCGCATAACACGAGGAGCTCGATGTTGGATATCTTCATGTATATTCATGAGAAAAAAGAAAGTGGATGTCTTGGACTTCACGTTCTATGAGCTTCGTAAGGGTGTGCAGGAGAACAAGTCCTTGATATATGCTCATCCAGGTATTGATTGAGTCTGTTTGCCCATCAAGGTATATCTCTCAATACAAGAGATCCATTCTCAAACACAATATAAACTGGACTCCTGCCGCTCCTGCTCCTTATGTGGCTCCTAAGAAGGGGCACAATCCGAGGCCCGATGAGCACGCCACCTACACTCATGGGTGTTCCTTCACTGCCCGGATTTCACGTGGTAAGGGCAAGAAGGTTGTCCCTGAGGCCAGTTTCACCAAAGAGGAGAAAaagtctctgctgaagaccaaggtaAAATTTGAGGAATCAAACTTTTATGGACCTACATTTTTCTAAACTTAATCCCCGAGACAATTTTGATCTCATATGAAAgcctctcttcatcttcttcttcgtttCACGCGGTCAACGGCGATTTCTCGCTACTAAATGATATCCATGAACTAGGTAGGGCCTAGGATAGATGAACCGTGATAGCAATTTGATACAAACTCAATATGCACGACGTACGCGTGCGACAACGGAGTCGAGGAAGTAGGAGAAATTTGTCCTTGACGGACTGTGGTTTGGGCAGGTCTTCGTCTAAATATGTTCTTCTCATCTTTCTTCTCCTAGTGGCACGATGACGTGGTCCGAAACGCAATGATTCATCAAAATCGGCGACGATGGTCGGCGGTCATGTTTGTCTTTAGGTTTTCTCCTTTACATGATGTTTCCTCTATAGGTTCTCCTTTGCATGTGGTTCTGCTTTGCTCATGGCCAAGGACGACGGGAAGGAGTGTCGTCGGACCGGGGCGGCGAGGAGAGCCCGTAGCATTCGCCGCAAAACTGGGAAAGAccataaaaggaagaaaaaaaaccaTCAGAATCTCGCCGGAGAAGAGACGGGAGGGTGACGCCAGAGATGGCGGGGTGGGCAGATGGCGGGGCGGACAACAATGACCGTGCCTAACCGGGTCGTTCACATTTCTTTATTTTTAACGAGAGTTGCCTCTCCGTCTAGACGACAAAAAATTTGAAGAAGAAAAACATACTTTCTCTATATTAATGGTTCCGGGAAAGGGCTAGATTTTTTTAGGTAGGGTGGGTggagggcggggggagggggggactAGGTGTAAACCTGATCATTAGTCGGCCCAGGCCAGATTTCAGGTTGGGCTTGCATAAGTCCAACCCTCAAACTTCAAGCCCGAGTCCGTTGTGAAGCCACAAAAATAGTCCTTTTCAAAGCCAAGGCCTGCCTGTATGCAAGCGCAAAGCCCAACCCAAAGCCCGGCCCGAAGCTTGAGACAGGTCCAAACAGTCTTATCGGCTCTTTCCGGGCTAGAGACCAGCTCGGGTTTTTCGGCCCGGGTTCTCCTTTTTTTTGTGGGTTCTCCAAACACGGGTAAGCTAGGTGTGTGTTAATTCCTCGAACCAAATATATTTTGGGTGACTAATGCCTTCCTTTCTTCCAGGGGAAGGGGTAGAGATGCTCCTATGCGGCGAAAAAAGAATGGCGTTCTTGGAACGTGAGAAAAACCTCTTTTTTTTTACGTGAGAAACACATTGCCGCGAATTTCCTTTTTCTGAGGGGACCTTTGATGCGAATTAAGCTGGTGCCAAGTGCCCTCCGTTTCAGCGTCTTGGCAGCACGCCTACAGGCCTGTCAAGTCAAGTCAAGCCGTGTTCCCGTCCCGTCTCACACCGCACCACGCGGACTCCCTCCCTCCATCCCTCCTCCACACTTTCCCCTGCTCGACGGTGCTCTACAGTACAGTACAGCAGCAACTCTGCTGCTTCCTGCTGCCTTCTCTCACCAAAAAAACACATCCAATTCCATCGCCAGCGCCGTCCATGATCCTCTCGGCGTTCCTGCTGCTCTGCTGCGCCGTCGCCACCTGGACCGTGTCCCCGGCCAAGTCGCGCCAAAGCGAAAGCCCATCATCTGAAATGGGAGCAGATCGTCAGGCTTATGCTACCTTGGACCAGGTAACGAAGATCGTGCCTTGTTCAGTCGCAGCTTGGTTCTACTCTGCTGCAAGTTTCTCTTCTTCTCCCTAtggtaaactaatataagagtgtttagatcagatcactactttagtattttAAATGCTATTATAtcagtttacggagggagtacattacaaTCTGATTCACATTCTCTTTCGGCGCGTCGATCGATCGGTCGTATCTTGGCAGGTGAAGGCGGCTCTTCAGCGGGTGGGGCTCGAGTCGTCCAACCTCATCATCGGGGTGGATTTCACCAAGAGCAACCAGTGGAcaggtgctctctctctctctcttcagacTTTACTTACCTGTCTGAAGAACCTTAGCCCCTTTTCTTCAGTTATTACCACCATACACAGTAGTAGTTCTGAATTTTTCATGGATGGATGCGTGAATGAACAGGGAAGCGGTGCTTCGCCGGGAGGAGCCTGCACGACCTCGGCGCCGGCCCGAACCCGTACGAGGAGGCCATCGGCATCGTCGGCGACACGCTGTCGGCCTTCGACGAGGACAACGCCATCCCCTGCTTCGGCTTCGGGGACAGTAAGTCACTCTGGAATGATGGTGCACGGTGGTGAAGTGATGAACTAACTGGCTTATGATCTTATTCGTCTGCCTGCCGCCAGCGTCCACGCACGACCAGGGCGTGTTCAGCTTCTACGGCGACGGGCGGCCGTGCGCCGGCGTCCCGGAGGCGCTGCTGCGGTACCGGGAGATCGCCGCCACCGTTCAGCTCTCCGGTAGCATCATCTTGCCACTGATTCCTGCAAGAGAAAGACTGGTCTTGTGAGTTGTGTCTCATGATGGTTTCTGATTCAGGCCCGACATCCTTGGCGCCGATCATAGAGGCTGCAATGGGGATAGTCCAGCGCTCCGGGCATCAGTACCACATCCTGCTGATAATCGCTGACGGGCAGGTGATCAACGGCCATTTTTGTGTGTGTCCTCTTTTCTCCTTTTGAAAATTTTCAGACCATGTCTGGAATGAAATTTGGTGCTAATTTTTGTGCGGTTGTGTTTCTGACGTGATCAACACCAGGTTCCGAGAGGTTGCGGCGCTCATCGCGCGAGCTCCCCGGACGAATCAAGATCGGAGAACTACATGGAGGAGAGGACTCTTCAGGCCCTCATTCATGCCAGGTACTAGTAGTTGATTGATACAGCTGAATGCCAAGTACCTGTCTCCAAAACCTGACTGGTTTGCATATGCTCCAGAGACATTATGGGTTGTGTTTGCTTGCAGCCATTTCCCTCTCTCCATCGTCCTCGTCGGGGTCGGGGACGGGCCATGGGACGACGATCAGATGCGGTTCCACGACGGCAGACGCCGGTTCGATAACTTCCAGGTATGTGGTAGAACCATTGTCACTTTGTTTCTGCAAGAGGGCATGCTCATTCATGGCATGTCCTGAACTAACTCAGTCCCCACCTCACTCATGTTGCCTACACCAACTGCAGTTTGTAGATTTCACCAAGATCATGTCGGCGGAGATGTCCCGCGCCGAGAAGGGGGAGCGGTTCGCGCTCGAGGCACTGGAGAAGATCCCAAGCCAGTACGCTGCGATCGTCAGCCAGCGGATCAGGTACTTGCCAGCAGATCAGAGAGAAGGTTGATTTATTTGTCTCAGAAGTTTACTCTCTTTTCTCAATTTTATATGATCCATTTTCAGTGATCTGGCTGCGATGGCGCCTGCGAGgacgcctcttcctcctccatcctgAGCATCCGGGTCGCCGTCGGTTTCGCTGCACAGTCAGGTTCATGATATGGTCACATTGTTGGAGGATGAAGTTAGCCATTTTAGTTCCCATCCCCTGTGTGTGCTTGTACACTTCAGAACAACTCATTTTCTTCCAGCCAACACCTCCTGTTTATTTGTACTCTTTTGATAACAACTTCTAGGTAAAACTACATCTTTATTGACAGAGTTGGCAAGTCTTCATATGTTACATAAGAAAATCATATATTTTGCCTGTGTAGTTCACCTGAATCAGCAAAAATGAGTTGTGGTGGTCATATAAAGAAATCCAGGGTAAAGTGATATGTCAAAAAGAGACGATTTTCCCAAAGAATGAAACATCTTCACTATATCCCGAGTCGGTAACTTTCTCTACAATTACACGCCGCCCGTCGAACACCCTCGTGAGTCTGCACACTACAAACAAGCACGGACAAATTTGCCAAACATCTACAGGAAGAACCCAAGCTAAAAAAAAACTAATGTTCTCTTTGCTTTTTCTTTTGTCGAAACAAAGGAGCAGACGGCCCGTGTTTCGATCTGTATAAACACCACGCCGCTGCTATATCAGGGGTTCGGAGAGCTCCATCTCGTTGGAGGTCTCCTCTGCCTCGGCAGGCGGCAGTCGTACGTAGTTCAGCCCCAGCCACTGCCATGGCCAGCACACATACCTGTGGCCGCTGCGGCTGCTCGGGTCCGCCCTATTGTCCGACTCCTCCGCCTGCCTGTTGAGCTCCTCCAGCCGCTCGCGCAGCCTCGCGGATCTCGTGTCGGCGAGCTTTAAGGACTTCTCTGCTGCGTCACGGGCCGCCATTGCGGCGGCCGCTGTCTCCTCCTTGAACTTGAGCTTGTTTTCCAGCTCCACCATTGTTTCTCTTGCTTCCTCTAGTTCCTTGTGGAGGGACGATATCTGTGCAATAAAATAAAAATTAATTCAGTTCAGCTTCTCATGGATCTAGAAGACTGTTGATTGCAACCAGAAAGGACGCTTCAACCCTATTTGAGAACAAGCCATTTCCTTACAACTTATGCTCtttccaaaataaaaataaaaaaacatgaagACACTACGCATCCTTGTACAATCATATATCCTTCACACAGCGGCATTACAAGTTGCCAACATCAAGCCTGTTGATTACAACCAGAAAGGATACTTCGTCCTCTATGGGAAACAAGCCCTTTCCTTGCACTGGTTATCTATAGTTATCAACAACAAGCCTGTTGATTACAAGTTATCTACAGAAGTTTTTTTATTtccaaaataaatcaacatttatGCAAGCACAATAAAGTATCCTTCATATAGCCACAATACCAAGTTGCGGGACTCAGCTGCATCTGCTGCCAACCACTACTGATTGCAAAGCCCTTCCTTGCACTTTATTGCACATCACTTAGACACAACTTATCTATAAAGACATTTACGCTTAAGGCATCAAAATTATTGTTTCGCAACCGAAGCATTTTTCTATGGACAATGTGGCAATGCCATATCTAAAACTGGTAGTAACAACTGAAGGATACTCTAATGTTGCTATAACTAACTTCCAAGATGTAACAACAAAGGTCACATGGAAACAATTCATTATGAGGAAACTGAATACAACAATGGAACCATAATAAAGCTGATGTTGAACCACAAGCTACACCATACCATAACAGAAGTAATATGTTTGTCTCACTATGCTAAATAAGAATAAAACCCGCGCTACCCTCAGCACCATGTGTCTGTATCAGTATAGCATAGCATATGGTCCATACATAATGATGTTTCAGCTAAACTGCCAAATGATATTATGATAACACTAACCAAGAATTCTACTTAAGTGTTCAAGCATGCCTACTACGATCCTGTGCTTTCTTACACTTTGTGTAGTGCCTTGCTGTCAAAACACCAAACATATGTTTCAAAAGTGCACATGGTAGTATGCCAGCATGTTCACTGTGTTCAATTCTTAATATTACTCTGTTCTCCATAAGAAATATTTAATATCAGACGACTCCAATTCTATGTGATTAAACATTAAAGTCAAGCATTTGCTTGTCTAGTTAACTCATGGAGTCATGGTAGTTTGCTAACATGTTTACCGTGCTTAATATTACGCCGTTCTCCAAAAGAAATATTTAatattacctccgtcccaaattacttgtcttagatttgtctagatacattgTCAcgatgtatctagacaaatctaagacaagtaatttgggacagATGGAGTATCAGATAACTGCAATGCTAAGTGATTAATTCAGTCTAGCATTTGCTTGTCTAATTAACTCATGGAGTCCTAGTTTGCTAACATGCTCACCATGCTTAATATTTACTCTGTTCTCCAAAAGAAatatctaatactccctccgtaaagaaatataaagtgtttagatcactactttagtgataaCTCATGaaaactactttagtgatctaaacgctcttatatttctttacggagggagtataagagaaCTGCAATGCTAAGTGATCAATTGAGTTGAGCCATTGGTTGTCTAATGTAACTCATGAAAACACAAACAAGACACCAAAAACATAAGGACATGCAGAGTAGTATGGTGCATGTCTGTATAAAGTATAAACGCACCTGAGTCTGGAACTCTTGCTCAATTGATCTACCAGCATtagcttcctcctctgctgccgtcTTCCACCTTTGAATCTCCTCTTCAGCAGCTGTTATGTCCACCATCAGATCCTCAACCTGAAGAATGCAACAAACACGGTTATGTGTTGCCTCACTAACTCTGACCATAAGAGTGATATGCATATACTCAAAACATCAGATTGGACATGAGGAAATATTACGCTTTCATTGGCCATCCTTTCCTTCTCTTCAAGATGTTTTATCTGCTTCCGTAGCTGACCAATCTCCTTTTCTTGCCCTTCCATCCTCGTCCTTAGTAGACTAGACTCTGCCCTGAAATCCACAATTTCAGAAGATGGGAAGTAGGAAATGGTAATTTCGAGCCCGAGGTATGAAACTTTTTACAGTAGCACTCCTACTTACTTCGGGTTTAGTAATGAATTGCAGCTTTTATTTATATCGAGATGCCAAGAGTGGTACACTGAAGGGTAATTTATACATCAATTTGCATAGCTTATTGTTGGTTAAAAGAGGTCAAAAAGCATATATGCTTTAAACCACATGGCCATTCCACATCAAAATCCAATGGGTAGTAATTTCCATTACTGTTACTCAAGTTCAACAGGCAGTGCGGCAaaaaataaaatggcaaataaaCAAAAATGCAGCAATCAAGGTAGCTACCTTTGTGCTTCAACAAGATGTTGCAGCTCAATGATCTTAATCTGGGACTCCTTCATGCTGTTCTCCAATGCCCCTGCCTGCAATATTGGTTGATTGTTACAGAACAAACAATTCAGTATGGCTAAATATATGGGAAGTTGATGAACTTGCAACAGCATGAGATTATTCACAGTGCACCTACCAATGTATAGACTTCATCCTTCTCCGTGCTCCCTGGCCTGTGATCCCTGTGGCCGTTGAGCCCTATCTCGATTCCAGCCTCCCTCAGCCCATCCTCGGCCACCTTCAAAACCTCGGTCGTGTTAGCCTGCAGCGCGCTCCGGAGCAGCACCCCAATGTGCTCCTTCTCCCGGGTCAGCTCCCTCACCCTCTCCTCAAGCTCCGTAACCTTGCTCCTCCCCTTATCCCGCCACACCCCGACCTTCTGCAGCGCCATTGCGGCGATGTCGTAGGCCATCCTGGTCCCTTCCAGCGAAACCTTGAGGCTCTCCTCCACGTCTGTCTCCTTCCACACGAAGACCGAGTCGGGCAGCGCGGTGGCGGCGTCTGAGTCCACGAGCATGACTACCTCGCGAAGCTCATCGTAGAGCCTGGAGGCGcagccgatctgctcggcgaggacAGGCCTCTGTGCGTCCATCTTGGCCTCGAGGGATCGGACCTCATCCCGTAGCGCGGAGATCTCCGCCTCCCGATCGGAGAGGGACCTGGAGAGGGACTCGGACTCGGCGGCGCGCGAGGCCACGGCCGCCTCGAGCTCGGACACCTCGATGGCGATCTGGTAGTTGCGCTGGTCCATGTCCTGGCGCGCGCGGTCACGGTCGCGGCCCGCGGCGTCGATCTGCGCGAGCAGGTCGTCGACGATGTCGTTGGCGCGCTTGAGGACGCCGTAGGCGAGGGCGGGGAGGCCGGCGGAGTACTTGCCGGAGGTGGGGAGCGGGGCGGGCGGGGTGGACGGGGACGCCTTGGCGGAGATCCGCTCGAGGCCGGAGGAGAGcatggaggaggcggtggccgcctCGGCCTGGAGCGCCTGCAGCGCCCGGGACGACGCGGCGGACTCGGCCTTGAGGTCGTCGCGCTTCCGCAGCGCGTCCTGCGCGAACGCCTTGAGGCGGCCGAGGCGGGTCTCGGAGCTGGCGAGGGACTCCTCCGCCGCGCGGCGCAGGCGGCgctcctcctccagctccgcggTTAGGTTGAGCAGGCGCTGCTGCTGGGCGGCCGCCGCCGCATCGGCGTGGTGGGGCTGTGACGCGGGTGGGGGTTTgattgaggaggaggtggaggggaggggcggggggagggggtCCTCGTCGACGTCGGAGAGGGCGCcggcgtcctcgtcgtcggccatggcgggggctGCGAGAATTGGGAGAATTGGCGTGGCGTGGCCGGCCGGGTCGgaaggtggggtggggtgggggtgggtgaCGTGATTAGGGAGGACTCGTGACTGTTCGGTAGGAGTTCAGAAATTCTGGAGTCTGGAcgggtttttttctttctttttctcaaagaacTCTTTTTTCATAAGATGGGTCACTTGATTTTGATTTCTAGAAAAATATTTctttaacacagtacagatgcaagcgctcgtACATACGCGCATACATTCATCCTTATAAAGGCATACACGCACACCCTccccctatgagcatctccgagagactgagccggcatatcatcttaagatttacAAGTCACAGTAGGATGCGCCGGAAATCTTAAAATAAAACCAGAAATAATGCGAGCGCCAGGACTTGGATCCCGATGGGCTGGGATGCCACTCTCCCTCTAATAGACCAGGCCATCCGCCGGGCCGGGCCTGACCAAGCCCGGGGTAAAAACTCAAGCCCGAGCCTGGCCCGGCCCAACCGTCGGGCCTACTTTTCAGGCCCAAACCCCGGACCAACGAGGCCATAAACTATTATTTATATGAGTCAACCCGTGGCTTCTCGAATTGGCCTTGGGGCCACATGGGTCCAAGGTCAGGTCCGGGTCGGTTCATTCCCATACATATTTGCCACAGAGACCGACGGGGGTCTCATCCTCCTATCCGTCGTCATCGGTGATGATCCATCGCGTCCCTCATTTCTTCGGAAACGACACGACTTCCTCTACGACGTCGGCGAGCAGACTGCAAACGGTTGCCATTGTGCGCAAACCAAACTACAGTTACTTCCTTGCCGCACAATTTCATGGGGTTCGGAGATGGCAAATCCTTCCTCTCACCTCTCCCTCTATCACCCCGGTAGTAACTCCTGGAGCAATCTGACGGTGAATGTCGATTCAGCCTCCTATTAACACACCACATACAAGGCAATCACCATCGTAGGAGATTGAGGCTTAGTGTCAAGGGTCGATCTCTCGCATATGATCATCTACTGCAAAGTGCTGAACAAACGCCCCAAGCTTCATTTCTTAAGAATACCGAGGAACGCAACTAGATCGCTAGTTGTTTGGGCAGTTTTGGTCCTAGGCTTCATGAAGCATGTCGAGCCGCAGCCCAATGCTGATGGTTGGAAGGCCACAACATGGAGCATCAAGACTGGTATTTGTGTTAGAATAATCCGAGGTGCATTCCAATATAGCGAGGATCAAACAATCACACAAGACacgacaccaagatttgttaaTGAGTTTGACTGAACATCGACGAATCCTCGAGGCATGGCTATGTGTGCTCCTTCTCGTGAGACCTCTACAATACAACACACCGAACGACATCACGTTTCGTTGACTCCCCCTGCGTATCCGTGATATTATCTTGGCATATGTTACAACGTGTATTCGTCCTCAGATTATATAGGAGGCCTAGAATACAAGAGTCCTACTAGAACATGGCACTACAATATACCATGCATGTCTTCACACTGTACGAGAGTCCAACTGTAACATATCTTGTACACAATATTTAACGTAACTCCAAAAAACTTGAATTCGTATATATGTCAAATTTCCATGGCTTGACTTGAGATTATACCGCGCGTATGCTAatactcccagactccatgtgactccacctacaGCTAGTAGTCCCTTCTTTTCTGCGTCACGGCCAACACTAAAAAAAATAAGTTTCTCTTTACTCTAGTTTGAGCTCTTAACTTTTGGAGTATCCGTTCAACATCACCACACGCTGATTATAGATCTACGTGAAAGTGAATAACTCACAATGGATGCCACAtataatgttggggaacgcagtaatttcaaaaaaaaatcctacgaacacgcaagatctatctaggtgatgcatagcaacgagagaggagagtgttgtctacgtacccttgtagaccgaaagcggaagcgttatgacaacgcggttgatgtagtcgtacgtcttcacgatccgaccgatcctagcaccgaagatacggcacctccgcgatctgcacacgttcagctcggtgacgtcccacgaactctagattcagctgaggtcgagggagagtttcgtcagcacgacaatgtggtgatggtgatgatgaagttaccggtgcagggcttcgcctaagcactacgacgatatggccgaggtggaaatctgtggaggggggcaccgcacacggctaaaagatcaacttgatcaacttgtgtctatggggtgcccccctcccccgtatataaagcagtcgaggaggggagggccggccctctatggcgcgcccaaggggggggagtcctactcccactaggagtaggtttccccccttccctagttggagtaggagaagaaggaagagggagagggagagaaggaaagggggcccggcccccttcccaattcagattgggcttggggggcacctTGGCCGGCTCCTCGTCTCTTCCACCGTGGcccatttgttggggaacgtagtaatttcaaaattttcctacgcacacgcaagatcatggtgatgcataacaacgagaggggagagtgtcgtccacgtaccctcatagaccgtaagcggaagcattataacaacgcggttgatgtagtcgtacgtcttcacgattgaccgatcctagtaccgaacgtacggcaccttcgcgatctgtacacgttgagctcgatgacgtcccacgaactcacgatccaatagagctttgagggagagttccgtcagcacgaaggtgtgatgatggtgttgatgaagctaccgacgcagggcttcgcctaagcaccgctaggatatgaccgaggtggattatggtggaggggggcaccgcacacggctaaagatcaatgatcaacttgtgtgtcttggggtgccccctgcccccgtatataaaggagctatggggcaggcggccggccaggaggagggcgcgccaaggggggagtcctactcccaccgggagtaggactcctcctttcctagtaggagtaggagaagggggaaggaggagagaggggggaaggaaaggggggcgccgcccccccccctccttgtccaattcggactagaggggggagggggcgtgcgacCCTGCCTtagccacccctcctcttctccactaaggcccaataggcccattacattccccggggggttccgataaccccccggtaccccggtatatgcccgaacttgcctggaacacttccgaagtccaaacatagtcatccaatatatcgatatttatgtctcgaccatttcgagactcctcttcatgtccgtgatcatatccgggactccgaactaccttcggtacatcaaaacacataaactcataataccgatcgtcaccgaacgttaagcgtgcggaccctacgggttcgagaactatgtagacatgaccgagacacgtctccggtcaataaccaatagcggaacctggatgctcatattggctcctacatattctacgaagatctttatcggtcaaactgcataacaatatacgttattccctttgtcatcggtatgttacttgcccgagattcgatcgtcggtatctcaatacctagttcaatctcgttaccggcaaatctctttactcgttccgtaatgcatcatcccgcaactaactcattagtcacattgcttgcaaggcttatagtgatgtgcattaccgagagggcccagagatacctctctgataatcggagtgacaaatcctaatctcgatctatgccaactcaacaagtaccatcggagagacctgtagagcacctttataatcacccagttacgttgtgacatttggtagcacacaaagtgttcctccggtattcaggagttgcataatctcatagtcataggaacatgtataagtcatgaagaaagcaatagcaatatactaaacaatcaagtgctaagctaacggaatgggtcaagtcaatcacatcattctcctaatgatgtgaccccatttatcaaatgacaactcatgtctatggttaggaaaccttaaccatctttgattaacgagctagtctagtagaggcatactagtgacactatattgtctatgtattcacacatgtattatgtttccggttaatacaattctagcatgaataataaacatttatcatgaaataaggaaataaataataactttattattgcctctagggcatatttccttcagtctcccacttgcactagagtcagtaatctagattacacagtaatgattctaacacccatggagtcttcgtgctgatcatgttttgctcgtgagagaggcttagtcaatgggtctgcaacatttagatccgtatgtatctttcaaatatctatgtctcccacctggacttggtcacggatggaattgaagcgtctcttgatgtgcttggttctcttgtgaaatctggattcctttgccaaggcaattgcaccagtattgtcacaaaagattttcattggacccgatgcactaggtatgacacctagatcggatatgaactccttcatccagactccttcatttgctgcttctaaagcagctatatactccgcttcacacgtagatcccgccacgacgcttttgtttagaactgcaccaactgacagctccaccattcaatataaacacgtatctggtttgcgatttagaatcgtccggatcagtgtcaaagcttgcatcgacataaccatttactacgagctctttgtcacctccataaacgagaaacatacccttagttcttttcaggtatttcag comes from Triticum aestivum cultivar Chinese Spring chromosome 5B, IWGSC CS RefSeq v2.1, whole genome shotgun sequence and encodes:
- the LOC123113154 gene encoding E3 ubiquitin-protein ligase RGLG2 isoform X1, with product MILSAFLLLCCAVATWTVSPAKSRQSESPSSEMGADRQAYATLDQVKAALQRVGLESSNLIIGVDFTKSNQWTGKRCFAGRSLHDLGAGPNPYEEAIGIVGDTLSAFDEDNAIPCFGFGDTSTHDQGVFSFYGDGRPCAGVPEALLRYREIAATVQLSGPTSLAPIIEAAMGIVQRSGHQYHILLIIADGQVPRGCGAHRASSPDESRSENYMEERTLQALIHASHFPLSIVLVGVGDGPWDDDQMRFHDGRRRFDNFQFVDFTKIMSAEMSRAEKGERFALEALEKIPSQYAAIVSQRISDLAAMAPARTPLPPPS
- the LOC123113154 gene encoding E3 ubiquitin-protein ligase RGLG1 isoform X2; its protein translation is MVKAALQRVGLESSNLIIGVDFTKSNQWTGKRCFAGRSLHDLGAGPNPYEEAIGIVGDTLSAFDEDNAIPCFGFGDTSTHDQGVFSFYGDGRPCAGVPEALLRYREIAATVQLSGPTSLAPIIEAAMGIVQRSGHQYHILLIIADGQVPRGCGAHRASSPDESRSENYMEERTLQALIHASHFPLSIVLVGVGDGPWDDDQMRFHDGRRRFDNFQFVDFTKIMSAEMSRAEKGERFALEALEKIPSQYAAIVSQRISDLAAMAPARTPLPPPS
- the LOC123113153 gene encoding myosin heavy chain, embryonic smooth muscle isoform, with the translated sequence MADDEDAGALSDVDEDPLPPPLPSTSSSIKPPPASQPHHADAAAAAQQQRLLNLTAELEEERRLRRAAEESLASSETRLGRLKAFAQDALRKRDDLKAESAASSRALQALQAEAATASSMLSSGLERISAKASPSTPPAPLPTSGKYSAGLPALAYGVLKRANDIVDDLLAQIDAAGRDRDRARQDMDQRNYQIAIEVSELEAAVASRAAESESLSRSLSDREAEISALRDEVRSLEAKMDAQRPVLAEQIGCASRLYDELREVVMLVDSDAATALPDSVFVWKETDVEESLKVSLEGTRMAYDIAAMALQKVGVWRDKGRSKVTELEERVRELTREKEHIGVLLRSALQANTTEVLKVAEDGLREAGIEIGLNGHRDHRPGSTEKDEVYTLAGALENSMKESQIKIIELQHLVEAQRAESSLLRTRMEGQEKEIGQLRKQIKHLEEKERMANESVEDLMVDITAAEEEIQRWKTAAEEEANAGRSIEQEFQTQISSLHKELEEARETMVELENKLKFKEETAAAAMAARDAAEKSLKLADTRSARLRERLEELNRQAEESDNRADPSSRSGHRYVCWPWQWLGLNYVRLPPAEAEETSNEMELSEPLI